The following proteins are co-located in the Neodiprion virginianus isolate iyNeoVirg1 chromosome 6, iyNeoVirg1.1, whole genome shotgun sequence genome:
- the LOC124307355 gene encoding acid phosphatase type 7 isoform X1, with protein MLFQISTCTMIPTSLILVLGILGSALGIVQYQPEAVHIAYGDNVHDISITWTTMDKTQESIVQYGINGYALTAKGNSTPFVDGGRKKHKQYIHRVLLKDLTPGSKYVYQCGNEYAWSDMFYFVTAPTDQATWAPQVVIFGDMGNENAQSLRRLQEETQRGLYDAAIHVGDFAYDMNTNNAAVGDQFMRQIESIAAYLPYMTVPGNHEEKYNFSNYRARFTMPGESEGLWYSFNMGPVHFIGIETEAYYFMNYGLKQLVKQYEWLDNDLREANKPENRAKRPWIVTFGHRPMYCSNANADDCTNHQSLVRVGLPLFHWFGLEDLFYKHKVDLEIWAHEHSYERLWPMYNFKVYNGSYEQPYRNYKAPVHIVTGSAGCKEGKEKFIPNRPDWSAYRSSDYGYTRLKAFNTTHLYLEQVSDDKQGAVLDQLWLIKDDLWPEYTPN; from the exons ATGCTATTCCAAAT CAGTACATGCACAATGATTCCCACATCATTGATCCTGGTTTTGGGAATCTTGGGTTCAGCCTTAGGAATTGTTCAGTATCAACCGGAAGCTGTGCACATCGCATATGGAG ATAATGTGCATGATATCTCCATCACTTGGACTACAATGGATAAAACTCAGGAATCCATTGTTCAATATGGTATTAATGGTTACGCACTCACAGCCAAGGGTAATTCAACTCCATTTGTTGATGGGGGTCGAAAAAAACACAAGCAATACATACACAGGGTATTGCTGAAAGACTTAACACCAGGGAGTAAATACG TGTACCAATGCGGAAATGAATACGCATGGTCAGacatgttttattttgtaactGCACCGACTGACCAGGCAACATGGGCTCCCCAAGTTGTTATTTTTGGAGATATGGGTAATGAAAATGCACAGAGTTTGCGCAGGCTACAAGAAGAAACTCAGCGCGGTCTGTACGATGCTGCAATTCATGTAGGTGATTTTGCGTATGATATGAATACAAACAATGCAGCTGTCGGAGACCAGTTCATGCGGCAAATTGAATCAATTGCAGCCTATCTGCCATACATGACAGTGCCTGGTAATCACGAAGAGAAATACAATTTCAGTAACTATAG AGCCCGCTTCACAATGCCTGGAGAATCAGAAGGCCTTTGGTACAGCTTTAATATGGGTCCTGTGCATTTTATTGGCATTGAAACAGAAGCCtattattttatgaattatGGATTGAAACAGCTTGTTAAACAGTATGAATGGCTCGACAATGACTTGCGCGAAGCCAATAAACCTGAAAATAG aGCCAAACGTCCCTGGATCGTTACTTTTGGACACAGACCAATGTACTGCAGTAATGCTAACGCCGATGATTGTACAAATCATCAATCGCTGGTCAGAGTTGGATTGCCACTCTTCCACTGGTTCGGTTTGGAAGATTTGTTTTATAAACACAAAGTGGATCTGGAAATATGGGCTCATGAACACAGCTACGAACGCTTGTGGCCTATGTATAACTTTAAG GTGTACAATGGATCATATGAGCAACCATACAGAAATTACAAAGCTCCAGTGCATATAGTAACTGGATCTGCTGGTTGTAAGGAAGGGAAAGAGAAGTTTATCCCTAATAGGCCAGACTGGTCTGCGTACCGTAGTTCTGACTATGGATATACCCGTTTGAAGGCATTTAATACAACTCATTTGTATCTAGAGCAG GTATCTGATGACAAACAAGGAGCAGTTTTGGACCAATTATGGTTAATCAAAGATGATTTATGGCCTGAATACACtccaaattaa
- the LOC124307355 gene encoding acid phosphatase type 7 isoform X2, producing MLFQITCTMIPTSLILVLGILGSALGIVQYQPEAVHIAYGDNVHDISITWTTMDKTQESIVQYGINGYALTAKGNSTPFVDGGRKKHKQYIHRVLLKDLTPGSKYVYQCGNEYAWSDMFYFVTAPTDQATWAPQVVIFGDMGNENAQSLRRLQEETQRGLYDAAIHVGDFAYDMNTNNAAVGDQFMRQIESIAAYLPYMTVPGNHEEKYNFSNYRARFTMPGESEGLWYSFNMGPVHFIGIETEAYYFMNYGLKQLVKQYEWLDNDLREANKPENRAKRPWIVTFGHRPMYCSNANADDCTNHQSLVRVGLPLFHWFGLEDLFYKHKVDLEIWAHEHSYERLWPMYNFKVYNGSYEQPYRNYKAPVHIVTGSAGCKEGKEKFIPNRPDWSAYRSSDYGYTRLKAFNTTHLYLEQVSDDKQGAVLDQLWLIKDDLWPEYTPN from the exons ATGCTATTCCAAAT TACATGCACAATGATTCCCACATCATTGATCCTGGTTTTGGGAATCTTGGGTTCAGCCTTAGGAATTGTTCAGTATCAACCGGAAGCTGTGCACATCGCATATGGAG ATAATGTGCATGATATCTCCATCACTTGGACTACAATGGATAAAACTCAGGAATCCATTGTTCAATATGGTATTAATGGTTACGCACTCACAGCCAAGGGTAATTCAACTCCATTTGTTGATGGGGGTCGAAAAAAACACAAGCAATACATACACAGGGTATTGCTGAAAGACTTAACACCAGGGAGTAAATACG TGTACCAATGCGGAAATGAATACGCATGGTCAGacatgttttattttgtaactGCACCGACTGACCAGGCAACATGGGCTCCCCAAGTTGTTATTTTTGGAGATATGGGTAATGAAAATGCACAGAGTTTGCGCAGGCTACAAGAAGAAACTCAGCGCGGTCTGTACGATGCTGCAATTCATGTAGGTGATTTTGCGTATGATATGAATACAAACAATGCAGCTGTCGGAGACCAGTTCATGCGGCAAATTGAATCAATTGCAGCCTATCTGCCATACATGACAGTGCCTGGTAATCACGAAGAGAAATACAATTTCAGTAACTATAG AGCCCGCTTCACAATGCCTGGAGAATCAGAAGGCCTTTGGTACAGCTTTAATATGGGTCCTGTGCATTTTATTGGCATTGAAACAGAAGCCtattattttatgaattatGGATTGAAACAGCTTGTTAAACAGTATGAATGGCTCGACAATGACTTGCGCGAAGCCAATAAACCTGAAAATAG aGCCAAACGTCCCTGGATCGTTACTTTTGGACACAGACCAATGTACTGCAGTAATGCTAACGCCGATGATTGTACAAATCATCAATCGCTGGTCAGAGTTGGATTGCCACTCTTCCACTGGTTCGGTTTGGAAGATTTGTTTTATAAACACAAAGTGGATCTGGAAATATGGGCTCATGAACACAGCTACGAACGCTTGTGGCCTATGTATAACTTTAAG GTGTACAATGGATCATATGAGCAACCATACAGAAATTACAAAGCTCCAGTGCATATAGTAACTGGATCTGCTGGTTGTAAGGAAGGGAAAGAGAAGTTTATCCCTAATAGGCCAGACTGGTCTGCGTACCGTAGTTCTGACTATGGATATACCCGTTTGAAGGCATTTAATACAACTCATTTGTATCTAGAGCAG GTATCTGATGACAAACAAGGAGCAGTTTTGGACCAATTATGGTTAATCAAAGATGATTTATGGCCTGAATACACtccaaattaa
- the LOC124307355 gene encoding acid phosphatase type 7 isoform X3, with translation MIPTSLILVLGILGSALGIVQYQPEAVHIAYGDNVHDISITWTTMDKTQESIVQYGINGYALTAKGNSTPFVDGGRKKHKQYIHRVLLKDLTPGSKYVYQCGNEYAWSDMFYFVTAPTDQATWAPQVVIFGDMGNENAQSLRRLQEETQRGLYDAAIHVGDFAYDMNTNNAAVGDQFMRQIESIAAYLPYMTVPGNHEEKYNFSNYRARFTMPGESEGLWYSFNMGPVHFIGIETEAYYFMNYGLKQLVKQYEWLDNDLREANKPENRAKRPWIVTFGHRPMYCSNANADDCTNHQSLVRVGLPLFHWFGLEDLFYKHKVDLEIWAHEHSYERLWPMYNFKVYNGSYEQPYRNYKAPVHIVTGSAGCKEGKEKFIPNRPDWSAYRSSDYGYTRLKAFNTTHLYLEQVSDDKQGAVLDQLWLIKDDLWPEYTPN, from the exons ATGATTCCCACATCATTGATCCTGGTTTTGGGAATCTTGGGTTCAGCCTTAGGAATTGTTCAGTATCAACCGGAAGCTGTGCACATCGCATATGGAG ATAATGTGCATGATATCTCCATCACTTGGACTACAATGGATAAAACTCAGGAATCCATTGTTCAATATGGTATTAATGGTTACGCACTCACAGCCAAGGGTAATTCAACTCCATTTGTTGATGGGGGTCGAAAAAAACACAAGCAATACATACACAGGGTATTGCTGAAAGACTTAACACCAGGGAGTAAATACG TGTACCAATGCGGAAATGAATACGCATGGTCAGacatgttttattttgtaactGCACCGACTGACCAGGCAACATGGGCTCCCCAAGTTGTTATTTTTGGAGATATGGGTAATGAAAATGCACAGAGTTTGCGCAGGCTACAAGAAGAAACTCAGCGCGGTCTGTACGATGCTGCAATTCATGTAGGTGATTTTGCGTATGATATGAATACAAACAATGCAGCTGTCGGAGACCAGTTCATGCGGCAAATTGAATCAATTGCAGCCTATCTGCCATACATGACAGTGCCTGGTAATCACGAAGAGAAATACAATTTCAGTAACTATAG AGCCCGCTTCACAATGCCTGGAGAATCAGAAGGCCTTTGGTACAGCTTTAATATGGGTCCTGTGCATTTTATTGGCATTGAAACAGAAGCCtattattttatgaattatGGATTGAAACAGCTTGTTAAACAGTATGAATGGCTCGACAATGACTTGCGCGAAGCCAATAAACCTGAAAATAG aGCCAAACGTCCCTGGATCGTTACTTTTGGACACAGACCAATGTACTGCAGTAATGCTAACGCCGATGATTGTACAAATCATCAATCGCTGGTCAGAGTTGGATTGCCACTCTTCCACTGGTTCGGTTTGGAAGATTTGTTTTATAAACACAAAGTGGATCTGGAAATATGGGCTCATGAACACAGCTACGAACGCTTGTGGCCTATGTATAACTTTAAG GTGTACAATGGATCATATGAGCAACCATACAGAAATTACAAAGCTCCAGTGCATATAGTAACTGGATCTGCTGGTTGTAAGGAAGGGAAAGAGAAGTTTATCCCTAATAGGCCAGACTGGTCTGCGTACCGTAGTTCTGACTATGGATATACCCGTTTGAAGGCATTTAATACAACTCATTTGTATCTAGAGCAG GTATCTGATGACAAACAAGGAGCAGTTTTGGACCAATTATGGTTAATCAAAGATGATTTATGGCCTGAATACACtccaaattaa